The following are encoded in a window of Gemmatimonadaceae bacterium genomic DNA:
- a CDS encoding TraR/DksA family transcriptional regulator gives MAIKGVNKVKGLSKKQQQHFEKRLLDERRRVLKELGQYDEAFGATPQSADGGLSSYSFHMADQGTDAMEREKAFLFASQEGRFLWHIDEALRRLYRAPETYGLCQSCGNLIGFDRLDALPHARYCIECKQREEDGKK, from the coding sequence ATGGCCATCAAAGGCGTGAACAAGGTGAAGGGATTGTCGAAGAAGCAGCAGCAGCACTTCGAGAAGCGGCTGCTCGACGAGCGCCGGCGCGTGCTCAAGGAACTCGGGCAGTACGACGAAGCCTTTGGCGCCACGCCACAATCCGCCGACGGCGGGTTGAGCAGCTATTCGTTCCACATGGCCGACCAGGGCACAGACGCCATGGAGCGCGAGAAGGCATTCCTGTTCGCGAGCCAGGAGGGGCGGTTCCTCTGGCACATCGACGAAGCGCTGCGCCGCCTGTACCGGGCGCCCGAGACCTACGGGCTCTGCCAATCGTGCGGCAACCTGATCGGATTCGATCGGCTGGACGCGCTGCCGCACGCGCGTTACTGCATCGAGTGCAAACAGCGTGAGGAAGATGGCAAGAAATAA